A portion of the Pseudomonas protegens CHA0 genome contains these proteins:
- a CDS encoding amino acid ABC transporter permease, whose product MNYNWDWGVFFKSTGVGSETYLDWFISGLGWTIAIAVVAWIIALLLGSILGVMRTVPNRLVSGIATVYVEIFRNVPLLVQLFIWYFLVPDLLPENLQEWYKQDLNPTTSAYLSVVVCLGLFTAARVCEQVRTGIQALPRGQESAARAMGFSLPQIYWNVLLPQAYRIIIPPLTSEFLNVFKNSSVASLIGLMELLAQTKQTAEFSANLFEAFTLATLIYFTLNMSLMLLMRLVEKKVSVPGLISVGGK is encoded by the coding sequence ATGAATTACAACTGGGACTGGGGCGTGTTCTTCAAGTCCACCGGCGTGGGCAGCGAGACCTATCTCGACTGGTTCATCTCCGGCCTGGGCTGGACCATCGCCATCGCCGTGGTGGCCTGGATCATCGCGCTGCTGCTGGGCTCGATCCTGGGCGTCATGCGCACCGTGCCGAACCGCCTAGTGTCGGGCATCGCCACCGTGTACGTGGAGATCTTCCGCAACGTGCCGCTGCTGGTGCAGCTGTTCATCTGGTACTTCCTGGTGCCGGACCTGCTGCCGGAGAACCTCCAGGAGTGGTACAAGCAGGACCTCAACCCGACCACCTCGGCCTACCTGAGCGTTGTCGTGTGCCTGGGCCTGTTCACCGCCGCACGGGTTTGCGAACAGGTACGTACCGGTATCCAGGCCCTGCCCCGCGGCCAGGAATCCGCCGCACGCGCCATGGGCTTCTCGCTGCCGCAGATCTACTGGAACGTGCTGCTGCCCCAGGCCTACCGAATCATCATTCCGCCACTCACCTCGGAGTTCCTCAACGTATTCAAGAACTCCTCCGTGGCGTCGCTGATCGGCTTGATGGAATTGCTGGCCCAGACCAAGCAGACCGCCGAGTTCTCGGCCAACCTGTTCGAAGCCTTCACCCTGGCTACCCTGATCTACTTCACCCTGAACATGAGCCTGATGCTGCTGATGCGCCTGGTGGAGAAGAAAGTTTCGGTCCCCGGCCTGATCTCCGTGGGAGGTAAATAA